The Christiangramia flava JLT2011 genome has a segment encoding these proteins:
- a CDS encoding response regulator: MARILIVDDDQTIGLMLKDILEFNGHEVKVSQEPRRTKEILAEYDAELILLDKLISGVDGTDVCADLKRDDRFEQIPVIMMSALHNVNDICKEAGATEFLAKPFDMSSLTDLIDRVLSTKA; this comes from the coding sequence ATGGCAAGAATCCTGATCGTAGATGATGATCAAACTATCGGCTTAATGCTTAAAGATATTCTTGAATTCAACGGTCATGAGGTGAAGGTATCTCAGGAACCTCGACGCACCAAGGAGATTCTTGCGGAATATGATGCGGAACTGATCCTGCTGGATAAACTGATTTCAGGAGTGGATGGTACCGATGTGTGTGCCGATCTCAAAAGAGATGATCGATTTGAGCAAATTCCGGTTATTATGATGTCTGCGCTGCACAATGTGAACGATATTTGCAAAGAAGCCGGTGCCACCGAATTTCTGGCGAAACCCTTTGATATGAGCAGCCTTACCGATCTCATCGACCGGGTTTTGAGCACTAAGGCCTAA
- a CDS encoding ATP-binding protein, giving the protein MTKDAHISDLEKELQETKKQLAFYKDRCKKSESNERRLFHEVYQYKELIHSSTALITLLLGPDFVIDFANDAIRKVWGKGDQVTGKPLLEVLPELKGKEIEDYLNFVYQTGETFEAFEEPVEHIIDGEKVLYYFDFTYQAQYDLNGELVGIGVFAQDVTERAILNQKIKKNEKEFRELVNLMPHKISVANSLGETIFYNQAWLDYVGKSMNQFLDTNWTEVVHPDHTAEIEHIFSDFLPKGEDFKIELKLKSKTGDYLWHLCQVTAIKDEHGQVNSWISSSTEIQQLKEEEEKQEAFLKLVSHELKTPVTSIKGYIQLIQSMTGKENEQNKTLKPYLKRVEDQVERLIHLISEMLDLSRIEQNELELNKTEFDLNRLVEEAVEDICYTNQEVRINIHHEDEFQVLADRNRIEQVMLNFLTNAIKYSPENKHIDIRIFKRDKNSVGVKIKDHGLGISRKDRQHIFRRFFRVEGKNQDTYSGFGIGLYLSNEIIERHNGKIFVKSKVGEGSEFIFTLPLNQN; this is encoded by the coding sequence ATGACCAAAGACGCGCATATTTCTGACCTGGAAAAAGAATTGCAGGAGACCAAAAAGCAGCTGGCGTTCTATAAAGACCGGTGTAAAAAGTCTGAATCAAATGAAAGAAGGCTTTTTCATGAAGTTTATCAATACAAGGAATTGATTCATTCTTCGACGGCTCTGATCACTCTTTTACTGGGACCAGATTTCGTTATTGATTTCGCCAACGATGCCATTCGGAAAGTTTGGGGAAAAGGAGACCAGGTGACGGGGAAGCCGCTTTTGGAAGTGTTGCCGGAGCTAAAGGGAAAAGAGATAGAAGATTACCTCAATTTTGTATACCAGACCGGTGAAACCTTTGAAGCTTTTGAAGAGCCGGTCGAGCACATCATTGACGGCGAGAAGGTGTTGTACTATTTCGATTTCACGTATCAGGCACAATATGATCTTAATGGAGAGCTCGTGGGAATTGGCGTTTTTGCCCAGGATGTGACAGAAAGAGCCATTCTGAACCAGAAGATCAAAAAGAATGAAAAGGAGTTTCGGGAACTTGTAAACCTCATGCCGCATAAGATCAGTGTAGCAAACAGTTTGGGCGAGACCATTTTTTATAACCAGGCCTGGCTGGATTATGTAGGCAAATCCATGAACCAATTTCTCGATACGAACTGGACGGAAGTGGTTCATCCTGATCATACCGCTGAAATTGAGCATATTTTCTCAGATTTTCTTCCGAAAGGTGAGGACTTCAAGATCGAACTGAAACTCAAAAGTAAAACCGGGGATTACCTGTGGCATCTTTGCCAGGTCACCGCGATCAAAGATGAACATGGTCAGGTGAATTCCTGGATCAGCAGTAGTACCGAAATTCAGCAACTGAAGGAAGAAGAGGAGAAGCAGGAAGCCTTTTTGAAACTGGTAAGCCATGAACTGAAAACACCTGTTACTTCAATCAAGGGTTATATTCAGCTTATTCAAAGTATGACCGGGAAGGAAAACGAGCAGAATAAGACGCTCAAACCTTACTTGAAAAGAGTGGAAGACCAGGTGGAAAGACTCATTCATCTTATTTCTGAGATGCTCGATCTTTCCAGGATCGAGCAAAATGAACTGGAACTCAATAAAACCGAATTCGATTTGAACCGTCTTGTGGAAGAAGCAGTTGAGGATATCTGCTACACCAATCAGGAAGTTCGCATCAATATTCACCACGAAGATGAATTCCAGGTTTTGGCAGATCGCAACAGGATCGAGCAGGTGATGCTTAATTTTCTAACCAATGCTATCAAATATTCCCCCGAAAATAAGCATATTGATATTCGTATTTTCAAGCGGGATAAAAATTCGGTAGGCGTTAAAATTAAAGACCATGGGCTTGGAATTTCCCGCAAAGACCGGCAGCATATCTTCCGACGATTTTTTCGGGTAGAAGGCAAAAACCAGGACACCTATTCAGGCTTTGGAATTGGCCTGTATCTTTCCAATGAAATCATTGAACGTCACAACGGCAAAATTTTTGTAAAAAGTAAGGTGGGAGAGGGTTCTGAATTTATTTTCACCCTACCTTTAAACCAAAATTAA
- the aroC gene encoding chorismate synthase, producing the protein MPGNSFGKIFRLTTFGESHGVAIGGIIDGCPAGIPLDLEMIQQELDRRRPGQSAIVTQRKEPDTVEFLSGIFEGKTTGTPIGFEIRNANQKSKDYSHIKDTYRPSHADYTYDEKYGVRDYRGGGRSSARETASRVVAGSIAKQLLKDVKITAFVTSVGDMALKKPISELDFSEIEKNPVRCPDAEMAAKMEQFIKEIRSEGDTVGGVVECVISNVPKGLGEPVFDKLHAELGKAMLSINAVKGFEYGSGFEGTTMRGSEHNDQFNPDGTTKTNLSGGIQGGISNGMDIYFKVAFKPVATLMQKQQTINSSGEEVEMMGKGRHDPCVVPRAVPIVEAMAALVLADYFLQNKTSKI; encoded by the coding sequence ATGCCCGGAAATTCCTTCGGAAAAATTTTCAGACTTACGACATTCGGCGAATCGCACGGAGTTGCGATTGGCGGAATCATTGACGGCTGTCCCGCCGGTATACCATTAGATTTAGAAATGATCCAGCAGGAACTGGACAGGCGCCGTCCAGGGCAGTCGGCTATCGTGACTCAGCGAAAAGAGCCCGATACGGTAGAGTTTCTTTCAGGAATTTTTGAAGGGAAGACTACGGGTACGCCTATTGGTTTTGAGATCAGGAACGCCAACCAGAAGTCTAAAGACTATTCGCATATCAAAGATACGTACAGGCCTTCGCATGCCGATTATACGTATGACGAAAAATATGGTGTACGGGACTACCGCGGCGGCGGAAGATCTTCTGCGAGGGAAACCGCATCCAGGGTCGTTGCCGGAAGTATTGCCAAACAGCTACTGAAGGATGTAAAGATCACTGCTTTTGTGACTTCAGTTGGAGATATGGCACTAAAAAAACCAATTTCTGAGCTGGACTTTTCAGAAATTGAAAAAAACCCGGTACGCTGTCCAGATGCTGAAATGGCTGCGAAAATGGAACAATTCATCAAAGAAATTCGTTCCGAAGGAGATACGGTTGGCGGAGTAGTGGAATGCGTGATCAGTAATGTTCCAAAAGGATTGGGCGAGCCGGTATTTGATAAACTTCATGCAGAGCTCGGAAAAGCGATGCTTTCGATTAACGCTGTAAAAGGTTTTGAATACGGAAGTGGGTTTGAAGGTACAACCATGAGAGGCAGCGAACATAACGACCAGTTTAACCCGGATGGAACCACCAAAACCAACCTTAGCGGTGGAATTCAGGGTGGTATATCCAATGGAATGGATATATATTTCAAGGTTGCTTTTAAACCGGTGGCCACTTTGATGCAAAAACAACAAACGATTAATAGCAGTGGGGAAGAAGTAGAGATGATGGGGAAAGGAAGACATGATCCCTGCGTGGTGCCGCGCGCCGTACCTATTGTGGAAGCCATGGCTGCATTGGTCCTGGCCGATTATTTTTTGCAGAACAAAACTTCTAAAATCTAA
- a CDS encoding UDP-2,3-diacylglucosamine diphosphatase — MPEKRKPEIVVISDVHLGTFGCHARELLEYLNSIKPQKLILNGDIIDIWQFRKSYFPKAHLDVIHKIIEFHTSGTQVIYITGNHDEMLRKFSGSVMGDFQIVNKLILELDGKKAWFFHGDVFDVSVHNAKWIAKLGGWGYDLLILINRFLNWILVQTGHKKYSLSKRIKNSVKKAVKFISDFEKTATELAVEQGYKYVICGHIHQPKMIRKIVKNETCLYLNSGDWVENLTALEYDKRKWRIYDHQKEKKLIQPNTAISAMTIFSKIRP, encoded by the coding sequence TTGCCCGAAAAACGAAAACCGGAAATAGTTGTCATATCAGATGTTCACCTTGGAACATTCGGCTGCCACGCCAGGGAACTCCTGGAATATCTGAATTCCATCAAGCCCCAAAAACTTATTCTGAATGGGGATATCATCGATATCTGGCAATTTCGGAAAAGTTATTTTCCAAAGGCCCACCTGGATGTGATCCATAAGATCATCGAATTCCATACCAGCGGCACCCAGGTCATTTATATTACCGGAAACCATGATGAGATGCTCAGGAAATTCAGCGGAAGTGTGATGGGCGATTTCCAGATTGTTAACAAGCTCATTCTGGAACTCGACGGAAAAAAAGCCTGGTTTTTCCATGGAGATGTTTTTGACGTTTCGGTACACAATGCCAAATGGATCGCCAAACTCGGCGGTTGGGGCTACGATTTGCTGATTCTGATCAATCGATTTCTAAACTGGATCCTGGTACAAACCGGCCACAAAAAGTATTCTTTATCCAAACGCATCAAAAACAGCGTTAAAAAAGCGGTGAAATTTATTTCAGATTTTGAAAAAACAGCTACTGAACTAGCTGTGGAACAGGGATATAAATACGTGATTTGCGGTCACATACATCAGCCAAAAATGATCCGAAAAATCGTGAAGAATGAAACCTGTCTTTACCTGAACTCAGGCGACTGGGTGGAAAACCTAACTGCCCTGGAGTACGATAAGCGAAAATGGCGAATTTACGATCATCAGAAGGAGAAAAAACTTATCCAACCCAATACGGCTATATCTGCAATGACCATTTTCAGCAAAATTAGGCCTTAG